From a region of the Streptomyces tirandamycinicus genome:
- a CDS encoding alpha/beta hydrolase translates to MRRITLDAAGLPLSALLAVPAGTPRATVVALHGGGMNAGYFDGQADPGLSLLTLGARLGYTVLALDRPGYGASAERLPEGQTLAEQAASLSAALHGFTAGHPYGAGLLLLAHSYGGKLALTAAARSVHDRLLGLDISGCGHRYDVTPEELPDEGAHGSRRLNWGPLGLYPPETFTAAASVVAGMPVRERVEAARWPKEFPAVAADVRVPVRLTFAEFEAWWRHDEEAVTELRAHLAAPRVVVDRLPGAGHNISLGWAARAYHLRALGFLEECLQSSAGGVPDASGTPPEPRAAAV, encoded by the coding sequence GTGCGGCGCATCACCCTGGACGCCGCCGGTCTGCCGCTGTCCGCTCTGCTGGCCGTCCCGGCGGGCACGCCGCGCGCCACGGTCGTCGCGCTGCACGGCGGCGGCATGAACGCCGGCTACTTCGACGGCCAGGCGGATCCCGGCCTGTCCCTGCTCACTCTCGGGGCCCGCCTCGGGTACACCGTGCTCGCCCTGGACCGCCCCGGCTACGGCGCCTCCGCCGAACGGCTGCCCGAGGGCCAGACCCTCGCCGAGCAGGCCGCGTCACTGAGCGCCGCGCTGCACGGCTTCACCGCCGGTCACCCGTACGGAGCAGGCCTGTTGCTGCTCGCCCACTCCTACGGCGGAAAGCTCGCGCTCACCGCGGCCGCGCGGTCCGTCCACGACCGGCTGCTGGGGCTGGACATCTCCGGCTGCGGTCACCGTTACGACGTCACCCCGGAGGAGCTGCCCGACGAGGGCGCCCACGGAAGCCGCAGACTGAACTGGGGTCCGCTCGGCCTGTACCCGCCCGAGACCTTCACCGCCGCCGCCTCGGTCGTGGCCGGGATGCCCGTGCGGGAGCGTGTGGAAGCGGCCCGCTGGCCCAAGGAGTTCCCCGCCGTCGCCGCGGACGTCCGCGTCCCCGTCCGGCTGACCTTCGCCGAGTTCGAGGCCTGGTGGCGCCATGACGAGGAGGCCGTCACCGAGCTGAGGGCGCACCTCGCCGCGCCGCGTGTCGTCGTGGACCGGCTGCCGGGCGCCGGCCACAACATCAGCCTTGGATGGGCGGCACGCGCCTACCATCTGCGGGCGCTGGGCTTCCTGGAGGAGTGCCTGCAGTCTTCCGCCGGCGGTGTGCCGGACGCGTCCGGCACACCGCCCGAGCCACGCGCGGCGGCGGTCTGA